Proteins encoded by one window of Modestobacter marinus:
- the pssA gene encoding CDP-diacylglycerol--serine O-phosphatidyltransferase, producing MPGRRTTTVEFVRGSVRGGRRRARSWLPSLFTLANMMCGFGAILVAFRGEYRLACLLIALSVVFDIADGAVARLVGAVSPFGLQFDSLADLVSFGLAPALLAFALFSDGRDSLDALGWVVCFLWVACAAIRLARFNTTIDPTADKRFFTGLPSPGAAGVVLASVFAFADLMQGRDRLWVLLVVVVPGLLMISNVRYRSFRSLVSPKSGKPYGLVVAVVLVVVGLLTVPTVTCLVVAYSYLFSPLVMPVLTPLGRLVPARIKEVLS from the coding sequence ATGCCCGGGAGGCGCACCACCACCGTCGAGTTCGTCCGTGGTTCGGTGCGCGGCGGCCGGCGGCGGGCTCGCTCGTGGCTGCCCAGCCTGTTCACGCTGGCCAACATGATGTGCGGCTTCGGCGCCATCCTGGTCGCCTTCCGCGGCGAGTACCGGCTGGCCTGCCTGCTGATCGCGCTCTCGGTCGTCTTCGACATCGCCGACGGTGCGGTCGCCCGGCTCGTCGGCGCCGTCTCACCCTTCGGCCTGCAGTTCGACTCGCTGGCCGACCTGGTCTCCTTCGGCCTGGCCCCGGCCCTGCTGGCCTTCGCCCTGTTCTCCGACGGCCGGGACTCCCTCGACGCCCTCGGCTGGGTGGTCTGCTTCCTCTGGGTGGCCTGCGCCGCCATCCGGCTCGCCCGCTTCAACACCACGATCGACCCGACGGCGGACAAGCGGTTCTTCACCGGCCTGCCCAGCCCCGGCGCGGCCGGGGTGGTGCTGGCCAGCGTGTTCGCGTTCGCCGACCTGATGCAGGGCCGCGACCGGCTGTGGGTGCTGCTGGTGGTCGTCGTGCCCGGGCTGCTGATGATCAGCAACGTCCGCTACCGCTCGTTCCGGTCCCTGGTCAGCCCGAAGAGCGGCAAGCCCTACGGACTGGTCGTCGCCGTCGTCCTGGTCGTCGTCGGCCTGCTCACCGTCCCGACCGTCACCTGCCTCGTGGTCGCCTACAGCTACCTGTTCTCCCCGCTGGTGATGCCGGTGCTGACCCCGCTGGGCCGGCTGGTCCCGGCACGGATCAAGGAGGTGCTGTCCTGA
- a CDS encoding S26 family signal peptidase produces MITENTSSSDGPGGVPGLPTRWVLARVAGPSMSPTVRHGDRLLVRRLPPGAVVPAGTVVLARFPARPELLVVKRVRRAVPGGHWVEGDNPLVTDDSRAFGTAVVVGRVVARLRPRPGRLPAPPPV; encoded by the coding sequence GTGATCACCGAGAACACGTCGAGCAGCGACGGCCCGGGCGGCGTCCCCGGGCTGCCGACCCGTTGGGTGCTGGCCCGGGTCGCCGGGCCGTCGATGTCGCCGACCGTGCGGCACGGGGACCGGCTGCTGGTCCGCCGGCTGCCGCCCGGGGCGGTGGTGCCGGCCGGCACGGTCGTGCTCGCCCGGTTCCCCGCGCGGCCGGAGCTGCTGGTGGTCAAGCGGGTCCGCCGCGCCGTGCCCGGCGGGCACTGGGTGGAGGGGGACAACCCGCTGGTCACCGACGACTCCCGGGCCTTCGGGACGGCGGTCGTCGTCGGCCGGGTGGTGGCCCGGCTGCGGCCGCGCCCGGGGCGGCTGCCGGCTCCGCCGCCGGTCTGA
- a CDS encoding metal-dependent hydrolase, giving the protein MLGHSHALSGLAAGAATLPWVPVHGTVAQVAWVSAVGGFAMLPDLDQRGSTISGMWGPLTDLPSGVVNTIARGHRWGTHDAVLGPLAFGLLATAATWHRWSSLLLLALAIGLALRALHVVIPGRAENTVIGNLVLSWGGAWLLLAHSPAPQWLPLAVALGTLTHIAGDWLTKEGVPVPVFWLARRSRLAPVHLRTGAVVEKAVLVPLFLVATVVLLYVNTGARDLVDPLLDRLG; this is encoded by the coding sequence GTGCTCGGTCACTCCCACGCCCTGTCCGGTCTGGCCGCCGGCGCCGCGACCCTCCCCTGGGTCCCGGTGCACGGCACGGTCGCCCAGGTCGCCTGGGTCTCCGCCGTCGGCGGCTTCGCCATGCTCCCGGACCTCGACCAGCGCGGTTCGACCATCTCCGGGATGTGGGGCCCGCTCACCGACCTGCCCTCCGGCGTCGTCAACACGATCGCCCGCGGCCACCGCTGGGGCACCCACGACGCCGTCCTCGGCCCGCTGGCCTTCGGGCTGCTGGCCACCGCGGCGACCTGGCACCGCTGGTCGAGCCTGCTGCTGCTGGCGCTGGCGATCGGGCTGGCCCTGCGGGCGCTGCACGTCGTCATCCCCGGCCGCGCGGAGAACACCGTGATCGGCAACCTCGTCCTCTCCTGGGGCGGCGCGTGGCTGCTGCTGGCCCACAGCCCGGCCCCCCAGTGGCTCCCGCTGGCCGTCGCCCTCGGGACCCTGACCCACATCGCCGGCGACTGGCTGACCAAGGAGGGCGTGCCGGTCCCGGTCTTCTGGCTGGCCCGGCGCAGCCGGCTCGCGCCGGTGCACCTGCGCACCGGCGCGGTCGTGGAGAAGGCGGTGCTGGTGCCGCTGTTCCTGGTGGCGACCGTCGTCCTGCTCTACGTCAACACCGGGGCGCGGGACCTGGTCGACCCGCTGCTGGACCGGCTGGGCTGA
- a CDS encoding DUF6104 family protein yields MYFTDRGIEELAGRRGEEEVSLSWLADQLQAFVDQHPDFEVPVERLATWLARGGTDDVDDDE; encoded by the coding sequence ATGTACTTCACCGATCGCGGCATCGAGGAGCTGGCCGGCCGGCGGGGCGAGGAGGAGGTCTCGCTCTCCTGGCTGGCCGACCAGCTCCAGGCCTTCGTCGACCAGCACCCCGACTTCGAGGTGCCGGTCGAGCGGCTGGCCACCTGGCTGGCCCGGGGCGGCACGGACGACGTCGACGACGACGAGTAG
- a CDS encoding phosphatidylserine decarboxylase — translation MRIDRAGWPFLAVPLASAAVSTALGRGSGLRGARLLAWPLLALSAYMALFFRDPDRQCDSVPPSPDDVLSPADGVVMVAGEAQPGVAPEGDWQQVSVFLSVVDVHVNRAPYGGRVTSSTYTPGSFLAAYRAESAHRNERSELWVRDGDRTVVFRQIVGVLARRIVTRVVPGQEVATGDRIGLMKFGSRMDVFLPPECTVTVTKGQRVRGGETVIARWSSPS, via the coding sequence ATGCGCATCGACCGGGCCGGCTGGCCCTTCCTCGCCGTTCCCCTGGCCTCTGCGGCGGTGTCCACCGCCCTGGGGCGGGGCAGCGGTCTCCGTGGGGCCCGCCTTCTGGCGTGGCCCCTCCTCGCCCTGTCGGCGTACATGGCCCTGTTCTTCCGTGACCCCGACCGGCAGTGCGACTCGGTCCCGCCCTCCCCCGACGACGTGCTCTCCCCGGCCGACGGCGTCGTCATGGTCGCCGGTGAGGCGCAGCCGGGCGTGGCGCCCGAGGGCGACTGGCAGCAGGTCAGCGTCTTCCTGTCCGTCGTCGACGTGCACGTGAACCGCGCGCCCTACGGCGGCCGGGTCACCTCCTCCACGTACACCCCGGGCAGCTTCCTGGCCGCCTACCGCGCGGAGAGCGCGCACCGCAACGAGCGCAGCGAGCTGTGGGTCCGCGACGGCGACCGCACGGTCGTCTTCCGGCAGATCGTCGGCGTGCTCGCCCGGCGGATCGTCACCCGCGTGGTGCCCGGGCAGGAGGTCGCCACCGGCGACCGGATCGGGCTGATGAAGTTCGGGTCCCGGATGGACGTCTTCCTGCCGCCCGAGTGCACCGTCACCGTCACGAAGGGGCAGCGGGTGCGGGGCGGCGAGACCGTCATCGCCCGCTGGTCCTCCCCCAGCTGA
- a CDS encoding PP2C family protein-serine/threonine phosphatase, which translates to MTSYFDLRALLERVEAAAPIDAVTAVADELATLSGATEVSFLIADFSGHALVRLGTATRAPDGARVQGVEHAETLRLEGTVHEEVLRTQQAVVQRSDDGTCVIVPVTDRGDALGVLELVLPEPPDEQQLADIAAAGHALAYVIIANRRHTDLFEWGQRTTPFSLAAEIQRRLLPSAFTCEAGQFTLAGWLEPAATVGGDTFDYALDRDSLQVSITDAVGHEVGAALLATLLVGSLRNERRRGLGLDDQTRNANDAVATHSAAGEFVTGQVMRVDLHTLEAQIVNAGHPFPLRLRDGRVEEVELAIDLPFGVEAGTGYRLQRFPLEPGDRVVFVTDGMQERNAASLDVAAALAATASMHPREVVHELGQAVLRATGGVLRDDASVVCLDWYGGPPRERDSRTGASPRLASR; encoded by the coding sequence GTGACGTCCTACTTCGACCTGCGCGCCCTGCTCGAACGCGTGGAGGCAGCCGCGCCGATCGACGCCGTGACCGCCGTCGCCGACGAGCTGGCCACCCTGTCCGGCGCGACCGAGGTGTCCTTCCTGATCGCGGACTTCAGCGGGCACGCCCTGGTCCGCCTCGGGACGGCGACCCGCGCGCCGGACGGTGCCCGCGTCCAGGGCGTCGAGCACGCGGAGACCCTCCGGCTGGAGGGCACGGTCCACGAAGAGGTCCTGCGCACCCAGCAGGCGGTGGTGCAGCGCAGCGACGACGGGACCTGCGTGATCGTCCCGGTCACCGACCGGGGCGACGCCCTCGGCGTGCTGGAGCTGGTGCTGCCCGAGCCGCCCGACGAACAGCAGCTGGCCGACATCGCCGCGGCCGGCCACGCCCTCGCCTACGTGATCATCGCCAACCGGCGGCACACCGACCTCTTCGAGTGGGGCCAGCGCACCACGCCCTTCTCGCTGGCCGCGGAGATCCAGCGCCGGTTGCTGCCCAGCGCCTTCACCTGCGAGGCCGGGCAGTTCACCCTCGCCGGGTGGCTGGAGCCGGCCGCGACCGTGGGCGGGGACACCTTCGACTACGCACTGGACCGGGACTCGCTCCAGGTCTCGATCACCGACGCGGTCGGGCACGAGGTCGGCGCCGCCCTGCTGGCCACGCTGCTGGTGGGCAGCCTGCGCAACGAGCGGCGCCGCGGGCTGGGCCTCGATGACCAGACGCGCAACGCCAACGACGCCGTCGCCACGCACTCGGCGGCCGGGGAGTTCGTCACCGGCCAGGTCATGCGCGTGGACCTGCACACCCTCGAGGCGCAGATCGTGAACGCCGGCCACCCCTTCCCGCTGCGGCTCCGCGACGGCCGGGTGGAGGAGGTCGAGCTGGCCATCGACCTCCCGTTCGGCGTCGAGGCCGGCACCGGGTACCGCCTGCAGCGCTTCCCGCTGGAGCCCGGCGACCGCGTCGTCTTCGTGACCGACGGGATGCAGGAGCGCAACGCCGCCTCCCTCGACGTCGCAGCGGCGCTGGCCGCCACGGCCTCGATGCACCCCCGGGAGGTCGTGCACGAGCTCGGGCAGGCGGTGCTGCGCGCCACCGGTGGCGTCCTGCGGGACGACGCCTCCGTCGTCTGCCTCGACTGGTACGGCGGCCCGCCGCGCGAGCGCGACAGCCGCACCGGGGCCAGCCCACGGCTCGCCTCCCGGTGA
- the sodN gene encoding superoxide dismutase, Ni: protein MRLFRMFSAVEATAHCDLPCGVYDPAQARIEAESVKAIQEKYQGNEDPVFRTRAILIKEQRAELVKHHLWVLWTDYFKPPHFEKYPQLHELFNKATKQAGAAGGKGSMDPAEGQKLLDYIAEIDKIFWETKAAA, encoded by the coding sequence ATGCGTCTGTTCCGCATGTTCTCCGCCGTGGAGGCCACCGCACACTGCGACCTCCCCTGCGGCGTCTACGACCCGGCCCAGGCCCGCATCGAGGCGGAGTCGGTCAAGGCCATCCAGGAGAAGTACCAGGGCAACGAGGACCCGGTCTTCCGGACCCGCGCCATCCTGATCAAGGAGCAGCGGGCCGAGCTGGTCAAGCACCACCTGTGGGTGCTGTGGACCGACTACTTCAAGCCCCCGCACTTCGAGAAGTACCCGCAGCTGCACGAGCTGTTCAACAAGGCGACCAAGCAGGCCGGCGCCGCCGGCGGCAAGGGCAGCATGGACCCCGCCGAGGGCCAGAAGCTGCTCGACTACATCGCCGAGATCGACAAGATCTTCTGGGAGACCAAGGCCGCTGCCTGA